In Synechococcus sp. MU1643, a single window of DNA contains:
- a CDS encoding HAD-IIB family hydrolase yields the protein MTASVEKSWWVVTDLDGTLLDHSYDWSPAKDLIGQLQQQRIPVIPCTSKTAEEVRGFRAEAGLHDPYIVENGGAVHGETPAGEPWELPLGPDWMELKPQLQLLQSELGEPLRPLDELSEAEGQRLLGLGGEALRQAQRRCCSVPFVPPSAEGRRRLEALVQRMGLTVVQGNRMGHLLGPDISKGKALATLKRHLVAEHVKVLALGDSPNDLPLLEVADIAVVVPGPDGPHPEMCSGIAAGRFQLAAAPHANGWDEAVRRILRI from the coding sequence ATGACCGCAAGTGTCGAGAAATCGTGGTGGGTGGTGACCGATCTCGACGGCACGTTGCTGGATCACAGCTACGACTGGTCGCCGGCCAAGGATCTGATCGGTCAGCTTCAACAGCAACGGATTCCAGTGATTCCCTGCACAAGCAAAACGGCGGAGGAAGTGCGCGGCTTTCGTGCTGAGGCGGGGCTTCATGACCCGTACATCGTTGAAAATGGTGGCGCCGTGCACGGTGAAACTCCAGCAGGGGAACCCTGGGAGCTGCCGTTGGGTCCGGATTGGATGGAGCTCAAACCTCAGTTGCAGCTTCTGCAGAGTGAGTTGGGTGAGCCCCTGCGTCCGTTGGATGAACTCAGTGAGGCGGAGGGGCAGCGGTTGTTGGGGCTTGGCGGTGAAGCCTTGCGCCAGGCGCAGCGGCGGTGCTGCAGCGTGCCTTTTGTTCCGCCCTCAGCGGAGGGGCGTCGCCGGCTTGAGGCCCTCGTGCAGCGGATGGGTCTGACGGTGGTGCAGGGCAACCGCATGGGTCATCTGCTGGGCCCAGACATCAGCAAAGGCAAGGCCTTGGCCACGCTAAAGCGTCATCTGGTTGCTGAGCACGTGAAGGTCTTGGCCTTGGGGGATTCCCCCAACGATCTGCCGTTGCTCGAGGTAGCCGACATCGCTGTCGTTGTGCCCGGGCCCGACGGCCCCCATCCCGAGATGTGTTCCGGAATCGCTGCCGGGCGTTTCCAGCTGGCGGCAGCCCCCCATGCCAACGGTTGGGACGAGGCTGTGCGCCGGATTCTTCGGATCTAG
- a CDS encoding glycosyl transferase, with the protein MDFQQGLISTVHDYSLGNLDAVAFNRELSERPTTLLIPCLMEEFSRPALSLIRETLSGLKGLNELVVALAANSAEDVKAAEKFFEGMPFPVRVHWTNGPAVRDLLESVGELGLDVTGPPGKGWAVWQGLGVACQDAEVVGLFDADIRTFGSAYPERMLRPLLDRSHGIAYVKAFYSRLSLETQALQGRATRLFVGPLLASLEQVFGPLPYLAYLQSFRYPLAGEFAFTTDLAMNLRIPSDWGLEVGLLSEVYRHVASSRIAQVDLGLFDHKHKELGQQPSEGLQRMAGEIFGTVLRGLMEHEGCVMSMDQLPTLEVLYRRVGEDRVRQFGLDSAINRLPYDRHGEELAVQNFAGLLRPGLAKLMQAPIAHQLPSWSRLRSCNSALQADLAAAGQADRTSLKRPNHNPQRLTSELAA; encoded by the coding sequence ATGGATTTTCAGCAGGGCCTGATCAGCACAGTCCATGACTACAGCTTGGGCAATCTCGATGCGGTTGCCTTCAACCGGGAGCTGAGTGAGCGACCCACCACACTGCTGATCCCCTGCCTGATGGAGGAATTCAGCCGACCCGCCTTAAGCCTAATTCGAGAGACACTCTCAGGCCTGAAAGGGCTCAACGAATTGGTGGTGGCGTTGGCAGCCAACAGCGCCGAGGACGTCAAAGCGGCAGAAAAGTTTTTCGAAGGGATGCCCTTCCCCGTTCGGGTGCACTGGACCAACGGGCCTGCGGTTCGGGACTTACTCGAATCCGTTGGTGAACTGGGGCTCGACGTGACCGGACCACCGGGCAAGGGCTGGGCCGTTTGGCAGGGGCTCGGGGTGGCTTGCCAGGACGCTGAGGTGGTTGGCCTTTTCGATGCAGACATCAGAACCTTTGGATCGGCGTATCCAGAGCGCATGCTCCGTCCCCTGCTCGATCGCTCCCACGGCATTGCCTACGTGAAGGCGTTCTACAGCCGGCTGTCCCTTGAAACCCAAGCACTTCAGGGCCGCGCCACCCGCCTGTTTGTTGGCCCATTGCTGGCCAGCCTGGAACAGGTTTTCGGTCCTCTCCCCTACTTGGCGTATCTCCAGTCATTCCGCTACCCCCTGGCGGGCGAATTCGCCTTCACCACCGATTTGGCGATGAACCTGCGGATCCCGTCGGACTGGGGACTGGAGGTGGGTCTGCTGTCTGAGGTGTATCGCCATGTGGCCTCCAGCCGAATCGCTCAAGTGGATTTGGGCTTGTTCGATCACAAACACAAGGAGCTGGGCCAGCAACCCAGCGAAGGCCTGCAACGTATGGCGGGCGAAATTTTCGGCACGGTCTTACGCGGTCTGATGGAACACGAAGGCTGCGTGATGTCGATGGATCAACTGCCAACACTGGAAGTGCTGTATCGGCGAGTTGGCGAGGATCGCGTGCGGCAATTCGGCCTTGATTCAGCGATCAATCGGTTGCCTTACGACCGCCATGGCGAAGAACTGGCTGTTCAAAACTTCGCCGGCCTTCTACGCCCCGGCTTGGCAAAACTGATGCAAGCGCCGATTGCCCATCAACTGCCTAGCTGGTCACGACTACGCAGCTGCAATTCAGCACTTCAAGCTGATCTGGCAGCAGCAGGACAGGCAGA
- a CDS encoding NAD(P)-dependent oxidoreductase has protein sequence MTSVAVLGTGLLGTAIATRLLEQDLNVHIWNRDPSRIVSLVEKGATAIDDLGQAAKNNRVLISVLRDGAATASVIGTLGDLQSSTVVPMGTMGVEESRKLATQVADQGGQYLEAPVLGSKPQALNGSLLVMAGGEAEVFEEQRPLLSHLCQEPLLVGPVGSGAATKLALNQMIASLTHSFSVSLQLIQRAGVPVETFMAILRPSALYAPTFDKKLQRMLDHTYDDPNFSTALLRKDLRLFLEEATTAGLQDQGLSGLLSLLEQAEGTDLDEQDYCALHELTVLK, from the coding sequence ATGACCTCAGTGGCCGTTCTGGGCACAGGCCTTCTCGGAACGGCGATCGCAACGCGATTGCTGGAGCAGGATCTCAACGTCCACATCTGGAATCGCGACCCCTCCCGCATCGTCTCGCTCGTTGAGAAGGGTGCAACAGCGATCGACGATCTGGGGCAAGCCGCGAAAAACAACCGAGTTTTGATCTCCGTTTTGCGTGATGGGGCAGCAACAGCATCCGTAATCGGCACGCTTGGGGATCTGCAGAGCTCAACGGTGGTCCCGATGGGAACCATGGGAGTGGAGGAAAGCCGCAAGCTCGCCACACAGGTTGCGGACCAAGGAGGGCAGTATCTGGAAGCCCCGGTGCTCGGCAGCAAACCGCAAGCACTGAATGGATCTCTGCTGGTGATGGCCGGCGGAGAAGCAGAGGTCTTCGAGGAACAACGGCCACTCCTCTCCCACCTCTGCCAAGAGCCCCTGCTCGTGGGCCCCGTCGGCAGCGGAGCTGCCACCAAGCTGGCCCTCAATCAGATGATCGCCAGCCTCACCCACAGCTTCTCCGTCTCCCTGCAACTGATTCAGCGGGCCGGCGTGCCTGTGGAAACGTTCATGGCCATCCTGCGGCCGTCAGCGCTTTATGCCCCCACCTTCGACAAGAAGTTGCAGCGGATGCTGGATCACACATACGACGATCCCAACTTCAGCACCGCCCTGCTTCGCAAAGACCTGCGCCTGTTCCTGGAGGAAGCGACAACGGCTGGGCTCCAAGATCAGGGGCTGAGCGGTTTGCTGTCCCTGCTTGAACAAGCAGAGGGCACCGACCTTGATGAGCAGGACTACTGCGCCCTGCATGAACTCACAGTCCTGAAATGA
- a CDS encoding anthranilate synthase component I family protein, with translation MIRPQRLELAWQEPQALAHQLTHAYGEEGLIWLDGDGSSLGRWATLAVAPQEIVCCRGLPGKPGASNPFEALRGLAPGHWCGWLSYEAAAWVEPGNPWASDGMATLWIARHDPVLRFDLQKRKLWIEASSTAALERLKQQLASSTEQPKRELPSIPLGAWHHHTSADQYAGGVQRIRDLIAAGDLFQANLTACCSTAWPQKSSALELFLTLRDACPAPFAGLIISDQNEALLSSSPERFLQVSAQGTVQTRPIKGTRPRHDDPEQDASLAAELVCSDKDRAENVMIVDLLRNDLGRACQPGSIKVPQLVGLESYASVHHLTSVVEGQLQAGLSWVDLLEASWPGGSISGAPKLRACQRLHELEPTSRGPYCGSLLRIDWDGSFDSNILIRSLLRQGDTLRAHAGCGIVADSDPLGETEELMWKLQPLLEALT, from the coding sequence ATGATCCGCCCACAACGGCTTGAACTGGCCTGGCAGGAGCCCCAAGCACTCGCCCACCAACTGACCCATGCCTACGGCGAGGAAGGCCTGATTTGGCTGGATGGCGACGGCAGTAGTCTGGGCCGATGGGCCACCCTCGCGGTGGCGCCCCAGGAGATCGTCTGCTGCCGTGGTCTCCCTGGAAAGCCAGGAGCCAGCAATCCCTTCGAGGCACTGCGGGGGCTTGCACCAGGCCATTGGTGCGGCTGGCTGAGCTATGAAGCCGCCGCTTGGGTGGAACCAGGAAACCCCTGGGCCAGCGATGGCATGGCCACGCTTTGGATCGCTCGCCACGATCCGGTGCTTCGCTTTGATCTCCAAAAGCGCAAGCTGTGGATCGAAGCCAGCAGCACGGCTGCTCTGGAACGCCTAAAGCAACAGCTGGCCTCCAGCACTGAGCAGCCCAAAAGAGAGCTCCCATCGATCCCCCTCGGGGCTTGGCATCACCACACCTCAGCCGATCAATACGCCGGAGGTGTGCAACGCATCCGAGATCTGATCGCAGCAGGCGATCTCTTCCAAGCCAATCTCACGGCCTGTTGCAGCACAGCCTGGCCCCAGAAAAGCAGTGCATTGGAGCTGTTTCTCACCCTTAGAGATGCCTGTCCTGCTCCCTTTGCAGGGCTGATCATCAGCGACCAGAACGAGGCGTTGTTGTCATCGTCCCCGGAGCGGTTTCTGCAGGTGAGTGCCCAGGGAACCGTACAAACCCGGCCGATCAAAGGCACCAGACCACGCCATGACGACCCTGAACAGGATGCGAGCCTCGCCGCGGAACTCGTGTGCAGCGACAAGGACCGGGCCGAGAACGTGATGATCGTCGACCTGTTACGGAATGACCTCGGCCGTGCCTGCCAACCGGGTTCGATCAAAGTCCCCCAACTGGTGGGACTCGAAAGTTATGCCTCCGTGCATCACCTCACCTCGGTCGTGGAGGGACAGCTGCAGGCCGGATTGAGCTGGGTCGATCTCCTCGAAGCCAGTTGGCCTGGGGGGTCGATCAGCGGGGCACCGAAACTGCGGGCCTGCCAACGTCTGCATGAGCTCGAGCCCACCAGCCGCGGTCCTTACTGCGGATCACTGCTGCGGATCGACTGGGATGGCAGCTTCGACAGCAACATCTTGATCCGCTCTTTGCTGCGGCAAGGTGACACCCTGCGAGCCCATGCCGGCTGCGGAATTGTCGCCGACTCGGATCCCCTCGGCGAAACGGAGGAGTTGATGTGGAAGCTGCAGCCGTTGCTGGAGGCGCTGACATGA
- a CDS encoding aminotransferase class IV, whose product MTASVAWINGQWGTAASLQLPLDDRSLLLADGIFETVLIHNGEPQLLQEHLQRWSDSAALLGMDPPPQRDALGPLIEGAIQRSQLSEADGALRLNWSRGSTSQRGIGLPASGHHRFWLTLHACAPTFSPVTTITSCHERRNDSSRLSRCKTFAYGQAIQARREAQEQGADDALLLNTTGVLCCGTAANLLVRRRGQWLTPALSSGCLPGVMRSRALAQGIAAETELAAEFEAEDQAVLINSLSCRPIAFHNGKSMAAMTGALDLWQSILH is encoded by the coding sequence ATGACCGCCTCAGTCGCCTGGATCAACGGCCAGTGGGGAACAGCAGCAAGCCTGCAGCTCCCCCTCGACGACCGGTCCTTGCTCCTTGCCGATGGCATCTTTGAAACAGTGCTGATTCACAACGGTGAGCCGCAACTCCTGCAGGAGCACCTGCAGCGATGGAGCGACAGTGCGGCCCTGCTGGGCATGGACCCGCCACCGCAGCGAGATGCGCTGGGGCCTCTGATTGAAGGCGCAATTCAGCGGAGCCAGCTGAGCGAAGCCGATGGAGCCCTGCGCCTCAACTGGAGCCGTGGCAGCACATCCCAACGCGGAATCGGGCTTCCGGCCTCAGGCCATCACCGCTTTTGGCTCACGCTCCATGCCTGCGCACCAACGTTTTCGCCCGTCACCACCATCACCAGTTGCCATGAGCGCCGCAATGACTCCAGCCGACTGAGCCGTTGCAAGACTTTCGCCTATGGGCAAGCCATCCAAGCCCGCCGGGAAGCGCAGGAGCAAGGAGCCGACGACGCTTTGCTTTTAAACACGACGGGGGTCCTGTGCTGCGGAACAGCGGCCAATCTGCTGGTCCGGCGTCGCGGCCAGTGGCTAACACCAGCCCTCAGCAGTGGCTGTCTTCCAGGAGTGATGCGAAGCCGTGCACTGGCCCAGGGCATCGCGGCGGAAACCGAGCTGGCGGCCGAGTTCGAAGCCGAAGATCAGGCCGTTCTGATCAACAGCTTGAGCTGTCGACCGATCGCATTCCATAACGGCAAATCCATGGCTGCAATGACTGGTGCATTGGATCTATGGCAATCCATACTCCATTGA
- a CDS encoding alpha-amylase family glycosyl hydrolase — translation MQPPRDETLRTLLGGLYPIDSSGVGQELSSQLLQILSEASGDGDMEEPMDRWAGSDVVLITYADTVGDEGVPGLQALKLFVNRHLHAFAAVVHVLPFLQSTSDGGFAVASHTNLEPRFGDWSDLAALAQGRRLMADLVLNHVSASHPWVQQFMRDEPPGRSCVLAAAPDPCWADVVRPRSSSLFTQLRGPKGARQVWTTFGPDQVDLNWRSVEVLLGFARLMQRMARHGVRWIRLDAVGFVWKEPHTSCIHLPQAHQLVQVLRLLLDQAGPDGVVVTETNVPEEENLSYLRSGDEAHLAYNFPLPPLLLEASVSGRADLLNAWLSRWPDLPPQTGLLNFTACHDGVGLRPLEGLMPQKRLLQLLIGCEQRGGLVSHRMLSSGEEVPYEINISWWSAMADGGIDPTYFQRERFLLTQVMILALPGVPAFYLPALLAAPNDLTRFRRTGHRRDLNRPQFTAQALERRMADPDADVSALLPMLRRALAERAVHPALHPDAPMTVLSTDRSDCVILQRSFGGETLVAVHNMTAARLSFRLSGLGGDLNQPWADCLSGHVFAPDQSHSLEPYAVHWLVQP, via the coding sequence ATGCAGCCCCCGCGCGACGAAACGCTGCGGACCCTGCTTGGCGGTTTGTACCCGATTGATTCTTCCGGGGTTGGCCAGGAGTTGTCGTCGCAATTGCTGCAGATCTTGAGCGAAGCGTCAGGGGATGGCGATATGGAAGAACCCATGGACCGCTGGGCAGGCAGCGATGTGGTCTTGATCACCTACGCCGACACCGTTGGTGACGAGGGCGTGCCTGGTCTTCAAGCGCTGAAGTTGTTTGTGAATCGCCATCTGCACGCCTTCGCAGCGGTGGTACACGTGCTGCCGTTCCTGCAATCCACCAGTGATGGTGGTTTTGCGGTGGCCAGCCACACCAATCTCGAGCCGCGTTTCGGCGATTGGAGCGACCTCGCTGCTTTGGCGCAGGGCCGACGGCTGATGGCCGACCTCGTTCTCAATCATGTGTCGGCGTCTCACCCCTGGGTGCAGCAGTTCATGCGGGATGAGCCGCCGGGCCGCTCTTGTGTGTTGGCGGCAGCACCTGATCCCTGCTGGGCGGATGTTGTTCGTCCGCGCAGTTCCAGTCTGTTCACGCAATTGAGGGGCCCCAAGGGCGCGCGCCAGGTCTGGACCACCTTCGGTCCCGATCAGGTGGATCTGAACTGGCGCAGCGTGGAGGTGCTGTTGGGTTTTGCCCGTTTGATGCAGCGGATGGCCCGGCATGGGGTGCGCTGGATCCGTCTGGATGCAGTGGGTTTCGTCTGGAAGGAACCCCACACCTCATGCATCCATCTGCCGCAGGCGCATCAATTGGTTCAGGTGTTGCGCCTGCTGCTCGATCAGGCGGGACCCGATGGCGTTGTGGTCACCGAAACCAACGTGCCGGAGGAGGAAAACCTCTCCTATTTGAGGAGCGGTGATGAAGCGCATCTTGCTTACAACTTTCCCCTGCCGCCCCTGCTGCTGGAGGCCAGCGTCAGTGGTCGGGCCGATTTACTCAATGCCTGGCTGAGTCGTTGGCCCGACTTGCCGCCGCAGACGGGGTTGCTCAATTTCACCGCCTGTCATGACGGCGTTGGTTTAAGGCCCCTGGAGGGCCTGATGCCCCAGAAGCGCTTGCTGCAGCTGTTGATCGGTTGTGAACAACGGGGTGGTCTGGTCAGTCACAGGATGCTCAGTTCCGGTGAGGAGGTTCCCTACGAGATCAACATCAGCTGGTGGAGTGCCATGGCGGACGGAGGGATTGATCCCACCTACTTCCAACGCGAGCGGTTCCTGCTCACCCAAGTAATGATCCTGGCCTTACCTGGGGTTCCCGCTTTTTATCTGCCTGCCTTGCTGGCGGCTCCCAATGACCTGACCCGCTTTCGTCGCACGGGCCATCGTCGCGATCTGAATCGGCCCCAGTTCACGGCCCAGGCCTTGGAGCGCCGCATGGCGGATCCCGATGCCGATGTCTCCGCGCTGCTGCCGATGTTGCGGCGGGCTTTAGCCGAACGAGCTGTTCATCCGGCTTTGCACCCGGATGCCCCGATGACGGTGCTAAGTACCGACCGGAGTGATTGCGTCATTCTGCAGCGGTCCTTCGGTGGAGAAACGCTCGTGGCCGTGCACAACATGACGGCAGCGCGCCTGAGCTTTCGACTCAGTGGCTTGGGAGGTGATCTGAACCAGCCCTGGGCCGATTGTCTGAGCGGTCATGTGTTTGCACCAGATCAGTCGCATTCGCTAGAGCCTTATGCGGTGCATTGGTTGGTTCAGCCATGA
- the queC gene encoding 7-cyano-7-deazaguanine synthase QueC, protein MSQRTAIALLSGGLDSATAAALALEQGDRVIGLSFDYGQRHRRELDAAAAVAQQLGLAEHHCIAVNLASWGGSALTDAKISIPTHGVEEGSIPPTYVPGRNTVFISVGLSLAEARGAERLVLGVNAVDYSGYPDCRPDYLNAFQTLADLASKSGREGHGAQLWAPLVQWSKVRIVEEALRLGVPIETTWSCYSGGTHPCGVCDSCRIRDAALREAGRPELSSARQA, encoded by the coding sequence ATGAGTCAACGCACTGCCATCGCGCTGCTCTCCGGCGGTTTGGATTCCGCCACCGCTGCGGCCCTTGCCCTTGAGCAAGGTGACCGCGTCATCGGCCTGTCCTTCGACTACGGCCAGCGCCATCGCCGCGAATTGGACGCCGCCGCTGCCGTCGCCCAGCAGCTTGGCTTGGCAGAGCATCACTGCATCGCCGTGAATCTGGCCAGCTGGGGGGGCTCAGCCCTCACCGACGCCAAGATCTCAATCCCAACCCATGGCGTTGAGGAGGGCAGCATCCCTCCCACCTACGTACCCGGGCGCAACACCGTGTTCATCTCCGTGGGCCTCAGCCTGGCGGAAGCACGCGGGGCCGAACGGTTGGTGCTGGGGGTGAATGCTGTCGACTACTCGGGGTATCCCGACTGCCGGCCCGACTACCTCAACGCTTTTCAGACCCTGGCCGACCTAGCCAGCAAGTCTGGTCGTGAGGGCCATGGCGCCCAACTCTGGGCACCTCTGGTGCAGTGGAGCAAGGTACGCATCGTTGAAGAAGCCCTTCGCCTGGGTGTTCCGATCGAAACAACCTGGAGCTGTTACAGCGGCGGCACACACCCCTGCGGCGTCTGCGACAGCTGCCGCATCCGTGATGCAGCACTCCGCGAGGCAGGACGGCCTGAACTCTCCAGTGCCAGGCAGGCATGA
- a CDS encoding 7-carboxy-7-deazaguanine synthase QueE, producing MVDSQSLPVVETFHSLQGEGHHAGRSAFFIRLAGCTVGCPWCDTKHSWPSQGQPEHPIDALADAAQMAADAGASFVVITGGEPLHHDLQPLTQALDARCGLPLHLETSGVDPLSGRFDWITLSPKRHHPPRQELLQACHELKVVVHGPADISFAEAMASQCEDDTERLLQPGWESSIGEDLAVDHVRRHAQWRLSLQSHKWLGIR from the coding sequence ATGGTTGACTCCCAGAGTCTCCCGGTGGTGGAAACGTTCCATTCCCTGCAGGGAGAAGGTCACCATGCCGGACGCAGTGCGTTTTTCATTCGCCTCGCCGGCTGCACGGTGGGTTGTCCCTGGTGCGATACGAAACACTCGTGGCCCAGCCAGGGGCAGCCTGAGCATCCCATCGATGCCTTGGCTGACGCTGCCCAGATGGCGGCTGATGCCGGGGCAAGCTTCGTTGTGATCACCGGTGGAGAACCGTTGCATCACGATCTGCAGCCCCTCACCCAGGCCCTCGATGCGCGATGCGGTCTCCCCCTGCATCTGGAAACAAGCGGGGTGGATCCGCTGAGTGGACGCTTCGACTGGATCACCCTCTCACCAAAACGACACCACCCCCCACGGCAAGAGCTTTTGCAGGCCTGCCATGAGCTGAAAGTTGTGGTGCATGGCCCGGCAGACATCAGCTTCGCTGAAGCAATGGCGTCCCAGTGCGAGGACGACACAGAACGACTGCTTCAGCCAGGATGGGAGAGCAGCATCGGAGAAGACCTGGCTGTGGATCATGTGCGTCGACACGCCCAATGGCGCCTCAGCCTGCAAAGCCACAAATGGCTTGGAATCCGCTGA
- a CDS encoding CTP synthase, with amino-acid sequence MAKFVFITGGVVSSIGKGIVAASLGRLLKSRGYNVSILKLDPYLNVDPGTMSPFQHGEVFVTEDGAETDLDLGHYERFTDTAMSRLNSVTTGSIYQSVINKERRGDYNGGTVQVIPHITGEIRERIHRVASNSNADVVITEIGGTVGDIESLPFLEAIREFREDVGRNDLAYIHVTLLPFIGTSGELKTKPTQHSVKELRSIGIQPDVLICRSDRDISEDLKRKIGGFCGVPTRAVIPSLDADSIYAVPLILEQEGLCREVLDVLNLTNHDSDMAAWEKLVNKLRNPGPSVKVALVGKYVQLNDAYLSVVEALQHACIAQDASLDLHWVCAEQIEADGADALLRGMDAVVVPGGFGNRGVDGKIAAIRWAREQRVPFLGLCLGMQTAVIEWARNQAGLTGATSAELNENTPHPVIHLLPEQQDVVDLGGTMRLGVYPCRIAPGTLAQRLYGDEVVYERHRHRYEFNNSYRNLFLESGYVVSGTSPDGRLVELIELKGHPFFTACQYHPEFLSRPGQPHPLFRGLIEAAQQRLPDSPAQALRQQGDIAIP; translated from the coding sequence ATGGCCAAATTCGTCTTCATCACCGGTGGTGTGGTGTCCAGCATTGGCAAGGGGATCGTGGCGGCAAGCCTCGGCCGGCTGCTGAAGTCGCGGGGCTACAACGTTTCGATCCTCAAGCTGGATCCCTACCTGAATGTGGATCCCGGGACGATGAGCCCGTTCCAGCATGGTGAGGTCTTTGTCACCGAAGACGGCGCCGAAACCGATCTCGACCTGGGCCATTACGAGCGCTTCACCGACACCGCGATGTCACGTCTGAACAGCGTGACCACCGGCTCGATCTACCAATCGGTGATCAACAAGGAACGCCGCGGCGACTACAACGGCGGCACCGTTCAGGTGATTCCCCACATCACCGGCGAAATCCGCGAGCGCATCCACCGCGTTGCATCCAATAGCAATGCCGATGTGGTGATCACCGAAATCGGAGGCACCGTCGGTGACATCGAATCACTGCCCTTCCTTGAAGCTATCCGTGAATTCCGGGAGGACGTGGGTCGCAACGATTTGGCCTACATCCACGTCACCCTTCTGCCCTTCATCGGCACCTCCGGCGAACTCAAAACCAAGCCAACCCAGCACTCAGTCAAGGAGCTGCGCTCCATCGGCATTCAGCCGGATGTGCTCATATGCCGCAGTGATCGCGACATCAGCGAGGATCTCAAGCGGAAAATCGGCGGCTTCTGCGGGGTGCCCACCCGCGCCGTCATTCCCTCCTTGGATGCCGACAGCATCTATGCCGTCCCGCTGATCCTCGAACAAGAGGGCCTGTGCCGTGAAGTTCTGGACGTGCTGAACCTGACCAACCATGACAGCGACATGGCGGCATGGGAAAAACTAGTCAACAAACTGCGCAACCCCGGCCCGTCGGTGAAAGTTGCCCTGGTGGGCAAGTACGTGCAGCTGAACGACGCCTATCTGTCTGTTGTCGAAGCGTTGCAGCATGCCTGTATTGCCCAAGATGCCTCCCTCGACCTGCATTGGGTCTGCGCCGAACAGATTGAAGCCGACGGTGCCGATGCACTCCTGCGCGGGATGGACGCCGTGGTCGTGCCCGGTGGCTTCGGCAACCGTGGCGTCGATGGAAAGATTGCAGCGATTCGCTGGGCCCGGGAACAACGCGTGCCCTTCCTGGGGCTCTGCCTTGGGATGCAAACCGCTGTGATCGAGTGGGCTCGCAACCAGGCCGGCCTCACCGGTGCCACCAGTGCTGAATTGAACGAAAACACGCCGCATCCCGTGATTCACCTGCTGCCGGAACAGCAGGACGTGGTGGACCTCGGCGGCACGATGCGCCTGGGGGTCTACCCCTGCAGGATTGCGCCGGGAACCCTGGCCCAAAGGCTTTACGGAGATGAGGTGGTCTACGAACGGCACCGCCACCGCTACGAATTCAACAATTCCTATCGCAATCTCTTCCTGGAATCCGGATACGTGGTGAGCGGCACATCCCCGGACGGTCGCCTGGTGGAGTTGATCGAACTGAAAGGGCATCCTTTCTTCACGGCCTGCCAGTACCACCCAGAATTCCTATCCCGCCCTGGACAACCCCATCCCCTATTCCGGGGATTGATCGAGGCAGCCCAACAACGCCTTCCCGATTCGCCGGCTCAGGCCCTGCGTCAACAGGGGGATATTGCGATCCCATGA